In Streptomyces sp. NBC_00878, a single window of DNA contains:
- a CDS encoding SUKH-4 family immunity protein, which translates to MEFNLVSVPVPSGDFELVVPDRFFAFRSLDVAERVASAEGGHLIRFGIIGRATSVFIGEDSGRVLSGMGPNDVAIVNTSLSQFIECVRDLTAMAPFYSEDSDLDEWENAALRVEELIRRVDPSAYVEGSFWYEFRWDVTMGDFHE; encoded by the coding sequence GTGGAATTCAACCTGGTCAGCGTGCCTGTCCCCTCGGGCGACTTCGAGCTTGTCGTGCCTGACCGGTTCTTCGCCTTCCGTTCACTTGATGTGGCGGAAAGAGTTGCGTCGGCCGAAGGTGGACATCTCATTCGATTCGGAATCATCGGTCGCGCGACTTCCGTGTTCATCGGTGAAGATTCCGGGCGCGTCCTCTCGGGGATGGGTCCGAACGATGTCGCGATTGTCAATACTTCACTCTCTCAGTTCATTGAGTGCGTTCGCGATCTAACCGCGATGGCGCCGTTCTATTCCGAGGATTCGGATCTCGATGAATGGGAGAATGCCGCGCTTCGTGTGGAAGAATTGATTCGTCGAGTCGACCCGTCCGCATATGTCGAGGGTTCTTTTTGGTATGAATTTCGATGGGACGTGACTATGGGTGACTTTCATGAATAG
- a CDS encoding TIR domain-containing protein produces the protein MTDSAPLHSTEFSHEFTYDAFISYSTTADKDLAAKLQHHIERIGLPAYRRRRLRVFRDFTNLSADADAGRVIQHALARSRRFILLVSPEARRSKWVGREVEWWRDNRSADDMFLVLTAGTIRWDDTLRDWNWTEGTPLPEALRGMHPVEPLWVDLSARTTGGPRRTRKEREQARMDLLNACATIAAPLRSMDKDALYGAHIVQLRRARQRLIGGTALLSVLLVLAVIATFVARDRTRAAEEQARIASARSLAAASVAGHDDHLDLAQLLAVEAYRLDRSPESRSALLETVTAQPHLVRYLQAGATVTQVLGSENGEKVVAGTAKGEVLSWTGPQRRKRTLGRLDRGITDLALSADGTIAAACDDTRAMVWAGGRAGRRIAVPTGEKADLVAVSPSGRWVAVHSTSADLDMGSLTLLDLQSGRVTHTASAGSWSVLALPSEEEAILFDSAYGTWERRTFPALSRLGGDSIEFGVHNSASALSSDGSVFTYSNGDTWLPVWESQETAQELNKAPLEADSAGPRPTAVALSSNGSYAATAANGVIHVSQVGPTGADRPPMTELRGNAEVNQDALAFIDDGDRLVSATGSLVTEWDLKRLSRIGVRANAQVPVTCGACAESWLTISPDGRNAAITGGLANEVWLHPLTSPTTTGRAGEAGLSKAYTEGPALWDHDAEKLYFMSFEKGSLQIYDRTTGTLSHSLWDTGAADTALPLSVSADSRKLLAVIGNAIVVRDIPGRRTISRVELGTEAASGELSAARQVAVNSSWTKAAVVAKNRVLLIDLVTGKASRLRGTSSAVGVMYGGELLAIAKKDGSTVLYGPRGSRPERTIPRDPTTAWRPFALNSQGTLLAQQRLDGSVLLTDPQDGRRLGALALSPPYSGSKTSLRFTDDGKKLVVALEDQGTDEAPGIIQQWDTTPDAWIAEACRTAGRDLSAAEWERYVGTPAPDDLRCERSWTEAD, from the coding sequence ATGACGGATTCAGCGCCTCTCCACTCAACCGAATTCAGTCACGAATTCACCTACGACGCGTTCATTTCCTACAGCACCACCGCCGACAAGGATCTGGCCGCGAAACTCCAGCACCACATCGAACGCATCGGCCTGCCTGCATACAGGCGGCGTCGGCTACGGGTCTTCCGCGACTTCACGAATCTGTCGGCGGACGCTGATGCCGGCAGGGTGATCCAGCACGCACTCGCCCGGTCACGGCGGTTCATCCTGCTCGTCTCTCCTGAGGCCAGGCGGTCGAAATGGGTGGGGAGAGAGGTGGAGTGGTGGCGCGACAACCGCTCGGCGGACGACATGTTCCTCGTACTGACCGCCGGCACGATCCGCTGGGACGACACCCTCCGGGACTGGAACTGGACGGAAGGCACACCGCTTCCTGAGGCACTGCGCGGAATGCATCCGGTGGAACCGCTGTGGGTCGACCTGTCGGCACGGACGACGGGCGGACCACGGCGCACCCGCAAGGAACGCGAGCAAGCCAGGATGGACTTGCTGAACGCGTGCGCCACGATCGCCGCTCCGCTGCGGTCGATGGACAAGGATGCCCTGTACGGCGCCCACATTGTGCAGTTGCGGCGGGCCAGGCAACGGCTCATCGGCGGGACGGCCCTGCTGTCGGTGCTCCTCGTCCTCGCGGTGATCGCCACGTTCGTCGCCCGTGACCGGACCAGAGCCGCGGAGGAGCAGGCCCGAATCGCATCCGCCCGCTCCCTGGCCGCGGCTTCCGTCGCAGGCCACGACGATCACCTGGATCTCGCCCAGTTGCTCGCGGTGGAGGCATACCGGCTGGACCGCAGCCCCGAGTCGCGGTCGGCACTCCTCGAGACGGTCACTGCCCAGCCGCACCTTGTCCGCTACCTCCAGGCCGGAGCCACAGTGACCCAGGTGCTCGGCTCGGAGAACGGAGAGAAGGTCGTGGCCGGCACGGCCAAGGGCGAGGTACTCAGCTGGACGGGACCGCAACGGCGCAAACGTACTCTGGGCCGACTCGACAGAGGCATCACCGACCTCGCACTGAGTGCGGACGGCACCATCGCGGCAGCCTGTGACGACACCCGGGCGATGGTCTGGGCAGGCGGGCGAGCCGGCCGTCGGATCGCGGTGCCCACCGGGGAGAAGGCGGATCTCGTCGCGGTGTCACCGTCCGGTCGGTGGGTGGCGGTGCACAGTACGTCGGCCGACTTGGACATGGGAAGCCTGACTCTGCTGGATTTACAGAGCGGGCGGGTGACCCACACGGCGTCAGCGGGATCGTGGTCCGTTCTGGCCTTGCCTTCTGAGGAAGAGGCGATTCTCTTCGACTCTGCCTACGGGACGTGGGAGCGGCGAACGTTCCCGGCACTGAGTCGGCTGGGGGGAGACTCAATTGAGTTCGGAGTTCACAATTCCGCGTCGGCCCTGTCCTCCGACGGCTCAGTATTCACCTACAGCAACGGCGACACATGGCTTCCCGTATGGGAGTCCCAGGAGACTGCGCAGGAACTCAACAAGGCACCGCTGGAAGCCGACAGCGCCGGGCCGAGGCCGACAGCTGTGGCCTTGTCCTCCAACGGGAGCTACGCCGCAACGGCGGCCAACGGCGTCATCCACGTGTCACAGGTCGGGCCGACAGGCGCCGACCGTCCGCCCATGACCGAACTGCGGGGAAACGCGGAGGTCAATCAGGACGCCCTGGCGTTCATCGATGACGGAGACCGCCTGGTCTCCGCCACAGGATCACTGGTCACCGAATGGGATCTGAAGAGACTGAGCCGTATCGGGGTACGAGCGAACGCCCAGGTGCCCGTGACCTGTGGTGCCTGCGCCGAGAGTTGGCTCACGATCAGCCCGGACGGCAGAAATGCCGCCATCACCGGCGGATTGGCAAATGAGGTGTGGCTGCACCCCTTGACCTCACCCACTACGACGGGGAGGGCAGGTGAGGCCGGTTTGTCCAAGGCATACACCGAAGGGCCTGCCCTCTGGGACCACGACGCCGAGAAGCTCTATTTCATGAGTTTCGAGAAGGGCAGCCTGCAGATCTACGATCGGACCACTGGCACCCTCAGCCACTCGCTCTGGGATACGGGAGCGGCCGATACCGCCCTGCCGCTGTCCGTCTCGGCGGATTCGCGGAAACTTCTCGCAGTGATCGGCAACGCCATTGTCGTCCGCGACATACCGGGCAGGCGCACGATCAGCAGAGTCGAACTGGGCACTGAGGCCGCTTCGGGGGAGCTCTCCGCGGCTCGACAAGTAGCAGTGAATTCCTCCTGGACAAAGGCCGCGGTCGTCGCCAAGAACCGTGTACTGCTGATCGATCTCGTCACCGGAAAGGCCTCCCGCCTCCGCGGGACATCCTCCGCCGTGGGCGTCATGTACGGCGGAGAACTGCTCGCCATCGCCAAGAAGGACGGCAGTACTGTTCTGTACGGCCCACGGGGCAGCCGGCCGGAGAGGACGATTCCAAGAGATCCCACGACGGCGTGGCGACCGTTTGCGCTCAACAGCCAGGGCACTCTGCTCGCCCAGCAACGTTTGGACGGTTCCGTTCTGCTGACGGACCCTCAGGACGGTCGGCGGCTGGGCGCTCTGGCGCTGTCTCCTCCTTACTCCGGGTCCAAGACTTCCCTGCGTTTCACCGACGACGGGAAGAAGCTGGTCGTCGCCCTGGAGGACCAAGGGACGGACGAGGCACCGGGAATCATCCAGCAGTGGGACACCACGCCGGATGCCTGGATCGCGGAGGCCTGCCGAACGGCTGGCAGGGATCTGTCGGCAGCCGAATGGGAACGTTACGTTGGCACACCGGCCCCCGACGATCTGCGCTGCGAACGCAGCTGGACCGAGGCCGACTGA